The genomic interval TTTATTTTTCTTATAGTTTTGATTGTGGCGCCACATTTAATCCTCCCCAAGAACAGATGTCCATAGCAGGGTCTATTACACCGATGCAGTTCATGGCAAAAGGCGAACATATGGTTATGGCATTCATCGAAACAATTGGTGATAAACGGTACAAGCGGGCCATAGCAGGTCAGATAAACCCAACTCAGAGTAGCGTTGCGTTAAGAGTATGCGAGGCTAGTAATCCACCTAACAGAAGTGAGTCTAGCGAGTCTATTGTGTCTAGTGTGTCGGTGACTGTGTGTGAACCCCCTCTGGGTGGGATGAAGTCCTACGATCATGTGTTTCTGATAAATATTGATGGCAGTGTCACTCACACCTGCCAAGGTCATGGATGAGTCATATCGCCAGAATAAATTGTGTTATATTTAATCAAACGATAAAATTATAGATTTGGTTAATTAAAACAAAAAATGTAGGATCGGTTGATAAACCAATAGTCCTTAACCAACATTCATTCATTAATGAATATAGTTCTTTTGTTATGGGTCAATGTTGCAATATGGTCAAGAACGATGAATATTGGAAATTGATCAATAGGTAGAATCAAAACACTGATATGTATAATGATAACAGTACAAGCATGCCACAAACATGTTTCAAAAAAAAAACAGTCTTTGACGAATTTTATCTTCTGTTTTCTTCGTGTTTAAAAACAAATTGAAATTCTGGGATGAACAAATTGCAGTCTGAAAACTGTCACGCATTTCACATTGGTTACTAAAGTAAAATTCTATGTTCTGTCGTGATTTTTCCATTCATAGACAAATATCAAGCGGAAAGTGGATCATTGCTATATGCCCTGAGCCCGCGGTCTCTCGATTACGAATCGAACGTTCGTACCAGGCTGAACCACCAGTACTAGAATGCCTTTTATGGGTTACTGGTGGTTAGATTGTTTCCGCACCTATTACAATAAATTGCATTATCTGGATTTATATTATTGCATTTAGAGCACTGAACAGATTTTTGGGCATTTATACCACGGTTAAGATCCACGTGTAAATTGGAAATAAGATTTAATAGTGTTACAATTTCCTCATTTTGCAATCCCTCTAGCTTATCGATCTTGTTCTTGATCAGCGCCTTGATGCTACTCTCCTCCTTCTTACTTTGACTTCTAATTCTAGATTCAATAAGTTGCGCACCTAACGTAGAGATTAGGATGCCCAAAATTGCAATGCCTAATACCATTACCACAATTGCAATCAGCCGACCTTCTAGGGTTACAGGATAGATATCTCCATATCCTACAGTAGTTACCGTTACAACTGCCCACCAGAAAGCATCACCTAGGTTTGTAATAGTTGAATTAGGTGCGTTTCGTTCTACAACATAAACGCTTAGTGCCCCAGCCGTTACTGTCGCAATTGACAAGAAGATTATAAAGACAAGTCTATTTTTTATTTCATCAAATATTATGATGACTCTCGAGAGAGTATGAATTAATCGAAATATTTGAATAAATCTAAGGCTCTTAAAGCTGGCTCCTAATATCGTATCTCCATTTAAAACAAAAATCGCATAGATTGGAATTAAAGCAGGCAACTCGTAAACGTGTTTTATCAAATATTTTAGCGGTTTTTTTGATTCTTTTGCTCTTAAATACAAGTCGACACTCAATATTGATGATACCACAATGTCAAACAAGAATAATGCAGCAAGTGCTTCTCCAAGCGGATCGTAAAAATATTGTAATAACACTAAGAGGATGGAAAAGGAGGTTACGGTAATAACGAAAATTTCAAAATTGGCACTCCTTTTCACAAGATTGTGAACATGTCAAATTAATTTAGGTTTAGGAAGCTTTGATATTTACGATTCAATCTATCAAATTTTATGTGTATTTTTACAATTATAGAACGATGCTTACACCCGAGCTAATTCTCTTGGTAAAATTCATTTATCTTACATTCCTTTATCAAACTAATATCCTGATTTACCGTTTTTTCATTGTAAAAAAAAGATTCATATCAATTAAAATAACGTATTAATCCTCATTTATTTAGATGGATGACTCTATTACTATTGATTTTAAGGTCATTAGAGAATACTGGGATTCGTATCTTCTTAGTGATGATACAAAGCTCAAAAGCAGAGTAGTTCTAACAGGTGTAAAAAAATCCCAATCAAATCCATCTAGCGAATATGAATTTGATTTTCAGTCAATACAGTCCTTCGTCTTTTCATCAATAGCAAAGGGCTCCTCTCATTCAAAAATATATACAAAAGAAGAATTAGAATCTTCTTCAAATAAAGAACTGACTTTTGCAATCAATTCTGAAAAATGGAATGAGTATTTACTGGATGATGATACAAAAGTGCGATTAAAAAATAGTGTCGTAGGGATTACAAAATCGGACCTTTATTTGCAAAATGGAGATCCAATTTATAATGTTAAGATAAGAGTTTTATCTAAAGTAAAAAGACCAAAGAAATAAACTTCATAATGGATTTTTCTAAGTATACTCTAATTAAATCATAATAGATATTATTTTAGGTAATACTTGCTCAATAACTTTAGATAGGTATGATCATACCAACTTAATATATACACTACCTCAGTTGGTTACCAAACAAAGATAAAAAGATTCATGACCCTTAGTACATGCATTCTTATTTGCATATTCAATAGTAACATTATGAAGGTTCAAATCTTAAGTATACTGAATTCTATATATTCTATCTATTAGAAAAGAGTCTATTATTATAACCCAATTCATTTCGTTATGTGTTTACCTTAAGAACAATCTATTGATAAAAACCATATAATTTATTGTTAAGAGCAAATACCATTAATCGATATATTTCAAAACGAACATACACAAAATATTGACAAATAAGAGTACAATCATAATATCAGGTTTTTTATTTGTATTACTAGTTACATGTAATTCTACTAATATATTTCTCAGTAACACTGTCTTTGCACAGTATTATGAGGAAAGGTATCAAGGATCAATTTTTGATTTTGTATGTGACGAAAATGATAATTCTTTAATTGCAAGTCCGAATACTGATGAACTCGAAAATTCTGACGACAGTAGTGGATCAAGCGACAGTAGTGAGCAAAGCGATAGTTCAAGCCCCACTCCCAGTAATAAACCGGGAAAAGTAATTTCCCCTACGACATCTGCACAACCCACTGTAAGCGGAGTTGAAAATTCTGACGACAGTAGTGAAACAGATAGCTCGATTAGTGTCATATGCGATGACTTTGGAGAATTAAGTGAGTCTAATACTATCCCTTCTAGTAACAGTGATGTACCCGTTGAACAATCAGTCCCGAGTGTATCATGTGGTCAAGTAATCCATGAGAGTGTGGAACTTTCATCCAATCTTGAATGCAACTCCGATGGTATTCTAGTAACTGGAGACGATATAACGGTTGACTTGAATGGTTTTACTTTAACAGGGCCTAGTCAAAATAGTTCCAAAATAGGAATAATGGCAACAGATACAAACAATGTAACTATTCATGGTCCTGGCAGTATTTCTGATTTTCAAGCAGGGGTATTAATTACCGCCGGAGAGAACTCAAATATATCCTCTGTTGACCTACAGGACAATCATGTTGGTGCATTTGTATCAGGTTCTAGCAATTCTACAATAACAGACAATAGGTTAACTAACAATAGTATCGGAATAGCGAGTTATTCTTCATCTAATTCTGAAATTGTTACAAACCTCTTTGAGTCAAATACATTGGCTGGAACCACTTTGGTTGAATCATCTGAAAATAATATTCATCTTAATACAGTGCAAGATTCAGTAAATGGAATCTTTACTGATGGTCAAAGTCATGGTAACAACATTACATACAATAATTTAGAACACGAAACTCAAATAGGTATTAACAATAACAATGGATTGCCGACTAACATAAACGATAATGCATATTATCATAACAGCTGCAATGTTTCACTACCAAATGGCCTTTGTTATGGGAATGAACAACCAAGTCAGAATTCAAACCCCTCCACAGTCGAAGCCGCTGAACAGCCTGAAAGCACTGAACCTACTACAAGTGATGAGGTTTCTAGTAATACTCCAGAGGTAGAATCCGATGAAGCTACTTCAACATCTCCTGCTGCCCCTGAAGAAATCATAAATGGGTTAGGGTCGGGGACGAATGTAGCAGTTCAGAGTCAGAGTAACGAAGGAAGTATCTCTGCTGGTCAGGATTCTGGTGACAGTGGAAGCGATAGTTCCTCTGACAGCAGTGACAGTGGAAGCGATAGTTCCTCTGACAGCAGTGACAGTGGAAGCGATAGTTCCTCTGACAGCAGTGACAGTGGAAGCGATAGTTCCTCTGACAGCAGTGACAGTGGAAGCGATAGTTCCTCTGACAGCACCGGTTCTGGTTCAACAACCACAGGCTCTGGTGAGACAGGTAGTCAGACAAGCGGTACTACAGGAGGTACCACTGGTAGCCAAACAGGTAGCACCGGTTCTGGTTCAACAACCACAGGCTCTGGTGAGACAGCTGCCATAGGCACTTAAACCTGTCCCTATACTATTTTGTCAGAAGGGTATGTTTTTGCAAGATCTGAATGATCCATTTCCATCAGTTTTAAAATTCTTTCAAATGAAATAGGTTGATACTATTTTAGAGATATACACTTTTGAAAATTGTTCAAACTTATCAATATTTTCGTAAATTTTGAACCTCTCAATCTAGATAAGAAATACCCAATACCATTACTAAGACATTAATACTTCGATATAGTGAAGCGACTCTTATGTGTGAAATATCACTTTTCAGATACGTAGATCAAGTTGTCATTTCAATAATTGTGCAATGATCTTAATAACCTAACCATGCAACTAATTTGATCTGGAAATATTGAGATAGTTTCTGGTCTGGGATGATGGTTATTATAAAAAATCTTTTTTCACTATGTCAGAGTTTGGTTATTATAAAAAATCTTTTTTCACTATGTCAGAGTTATTACATTCCTCTACTGCCTTTAAGCTCAGAAATTGCTTTCAGGTTAGCAATACCTATGCCTATTATTAAGAGCTTTGCGACATCTAGAGGAGTCATTTCAATTACGTTTATGACACTTGCATTGTTTAATAAATTTGTGATGGATATGAATATAGCAAACACGACTGTCGCAACTTCAGTTCCAACAATTGACAACGGTTTCACATAATAACGATTCTTCAACCAGACTGTACGATTCTCCAAAGAATACATGCGAGTCCTAAGTGATTCTAATGTACTATACTCTCTTGCGAAAGATGATTATTTGACCCGTCCTCGTTAGGAGAGGGCTGAAAATTTTGGATACTTTTTCTGATAGATGTTGCTCCAATCTGACTTAACCAAGCAACCACATATACTATGACCTCCCAAATTAGAAATCCTAATAAAATGCCTATCACAGCTATTAGAGTAGATTCCAAGATCTTTGGTTGGGTTATTACCTTAATTGGTATTACCGTCAGATTGCTGCTGCTTTTTAAGTATAGATATCCTTCATAAGATCCACTGGAAAATCCCGGTGCGCCTACTTCATAGATTTTGGTTGGCGTGGACTCATTTTTGATTGTAATATTAGGCATATTATCAAAAGTTAAATGACTGATGGTTTTCCCTGAATTAGTTGAGAGCATCGACGTAAACAACGCTGCATTTGGAGTAACATTCCCAGATTGATAGAAATCTAATGTCTTAAGGCTACTTCCGTTATTACCAATAACAAGGTGATATTTTGTCTTATCTGTAGATTTCGCGTTGTTGTATATTAACTTGTCATCAAGTAAAATTGAATACTGGTTAGGCGAAGTTCCAAATATGTTATATTCTAACTCGATGCAAACTGCACCAAGTATAATTATACCTATAATACAAACAATTGATACAATTCGCTCAGGAGACCACTTAAACAATTAATATTAATTGATTTTGCTAATTTATAAACATATACTTCAAAACCAATATTATAAACGTTTAGATTAACAACGTATTGTTATTTCGAAAAAAATAATTTAGATAAATACCCATTATGATACATTTAGGGTATACGTTATATCTTGAGCAAATGCACACGATGTTGAAGCAGGATCTTTGCATGTTATTGGAGAATCCCCTAATCCAGAATCGAAATGGACTATATGTTTGCCAGGAGACAGAGGTTTTGTTACTATATAATATCCGTCGGCTGAAGCCAATGTAGTTAGCCCCTCCTCTCCGCCAAAAAGTGTTGGACAACACAGGTAATTAACTGCAAACGCACTGGTAGGGTTTGTTCTGTAAGGTGACAGATCATCTGTACCGTACGTTTGATTATCGATTCTTAAGTTCAAGTATTGAACACTATCTTGATCTGCTCTTACCACTCCTTGTATTTGATCAAATGTATATCCTTGATATTCATTTGGGGATGCTACTACTGTCATTATCGGTATTAGCAATCCTTTATCTTTTGGTACTTCACATGTTCTGTTAAACGTACCTCCACCGCCACCACTAAGGTAAAACACTGGAGAACTATTGCTTACTTGTCCATTAACGCAGTTTTCTCCTGTACTATCTTTAATTGGGTGCTCTTCATTGCCGGGCATTGAGAATTGCCATTGCCAAAATTGTTTGGCATAATCCGCATATGAATGGTTATATGGCCTTTCTGATGCCGAAAATATAATACTATCTGATGCGTACACAAGCGTTTGGGAGGACAGCAAAATTAAAGTGAATAATCCACATAAAAGTGCAAAAACCTTAAGCACACTCAATTATTTCCAGAACTTATAGAAAAACGTTTATTAAATAACCTCCTTAATTGTTCACATTTAAACTAATGACAAGCTATGTACTTGATAACAGGAAAATTTATTTATGTGTATTATTGATTCTTCTGGCAGTTGTTATAGATACTTCTCTTGTTAAAGTCTATAATATAGTTGATAAGAACATATTGTCGATTTCAGAGAAAAAGATACTTTATGCTGTTAATTCACTTTTTTTGTTTGGAGTCGAATTTTACTTTTTGTATTTGACCAAGAAGCTTCTCGACTTTCATTCCAATACTAATTTTCCAATATTGATGTTTTGGCTAACTTTGATTTTATTTGCTATTCAAGTTGCTGTCTTTTTACTTTTATTATTTGAAATATTTTACTATAACTATTATGAGAAAATACTGACTATAACAATCTCGATTTTTACTTATGGAACCGCATCTTTTTTGTTATTTTCCTTAGCATTAAAATTTTTCTTCTGGTTTAAAACAAAGAAAAATCTCCGAATTTTCTTATACTTTTTATCCATGTCAGTCATCGCTTCAAATTTGATTTTCGCTGCATTATATACTAGTTTGATAGTGAACGACCAGGCAAGTAAGATGCGTGAATTTGTTGGGGGAAGCATTTTCGTTAAAAATGAAAAATTCGATATTTACAAGAATTTGTATTTACTTTCATCCATCCTTTCCTTTACTTTTATCTGGGTTACAACGGCGTTATTGATGAAAAATTATAAAGAAAAGATTTGGCATACTGTAAGGTATTGGTCACTGCTCTCACTCCCATTATTATATTTCTTGTTTAACTATTTTTACGACATAATTATTGAAGGATTTTTAAAAAGCCTTTCGATAAATAATGCAATTTCAATTGCTATATTTTTGACAATTTTCCTTTCATTGAGTAAACCAATAGGAGGGTTGACTTTTGGTTTCTTGTTTTGGAAGTTGTCAACATACCTGAGGTATGAAAAGAATCTGCAAACATATATGATAATATCAGGCATAGGAATTATGTTATTGTTTACAACCAATCAAATAACTCTCCAAACACTTTCCCCATTTCCACCGTTTGGTCTTACTACCGTATCTGTATTAGTTATTGCAGGCTTTCTTTTAGTAATTGGAATATATAATTCAGCAACTCTTGTTTCTTTGAATGCGAACCTCCGTAAAATAATTTATGATCATGCTATGGATTCCAAGCTTATAGGTCTAATCAGCTCTGCAGAATATGAAGGGGAGTTAGAGAAGACGGTTCAGGACATATTTGATGATCAGCGGATAACTCAATTGGAACAAGATTATCCTATTGATTTAGATGAGACTCAAATAAAAGATCAGTTGGATTTCATTGTCAACGAGTTAAATAAAAATGATAAATCGATCACTTAGTTAATAAAAGATCACTTTTTCCAAAATCACGTTTTTTTATAATAATAGCAAAACCTTTTTAAATGACTATTACTATTGAAAATGTGAAATTGACTGAATTACAAGAATGTTGTAATTGTTGCGGATCATGTTTTAGACTAGACAATATAGTAGACACTAATAAGATATCTAACCTCAAGTTTTATTGTCACGACGATTTATTAGTCGCGGTTTATGTTCAGGGAGGACGAGCGTATTATATTTACAGCTATGACTGTGGTGGAGAATGGCTGGGTCCCTTCCAGTTATATGAAGTCTTTGGTGCGATACAATCAATTCAGATTTTGACACATGAGGAACAGTTTGTAGTCGCTACTACCATATTAGAGAAGGATCAAACCATACTAAAGTCATGTTCGGGAAAAATGGGTAAGGATAAGAAAGATTTTTTTGTTAGAGAATGTGCTGGTGCTGAACTTAAAGGCAGGCTAATAGATGTAACTTTATGCGTTAGAGATAAACCAGATGGATCAGGTGAAAAAGAAACTGTTGACATAAAATATGCTGACGATAATGGTGAAATATGTCTTACCTGCTGTGGTCATGGATGAATTAGATTAGCATGTTTTTTGTTTCTATTTTATTTATCACAACTTTCTTATTACTATTAGTCTTCTTTCAAGGATATTCCACATATGGAATTCCGGTCAACCAAGAGCTTCACATTTATCAATCATGGTGCGTTATGAAAGGTAGTCCTTTAGCAAACGAATTGTCTACCGATGAAAAACTCCTTAGTATTCAAGATTCTGTAAACGATAATATTTATACCGATCAAGCCGGGATTGTTTTTGAGTCAGCAATCAATCATCCTATAACTGATAGGATAACGTCTCCAAAATTAGATGATACTATAATGAGGCCAATAGGAATTGAACAAGAAGGAGACATCTATCGGGATGATCCTAGTACTGAGTTCATCGCCCTCAAAAATAAATGCAAAACGGATTGGAGTGTAGATTCAGACGGTAAACTGATACCTATAAATGGTATTCTATCCATCAATTTAAATCGTTACCTTAACGACTCAGGACACATACTTAAAGAAGGAGATAGCCAAATTATTGGCGAATCTTTGTGTAAGAGAGTGGGCAGCAATCCTAATTGTAAAATCCCATTCGATGGCTGGGTGTCTGTAATTGATAATTATTACACATCTAATGGAATGGGTGACTTATATCAGGATGTTTTAAATCAGAATCCGGGACATGAAGCAGGACACGCATTAGGCTTCAAGGGTCATTCCCCAGACTCAAAAAATCTGATGTATGTGCAGCAAGTAGCTAATAGTTCGGGGATGGTAAATAATACCGAGATTACAGTGGAACAAAAGGAAAAGTTTTGGTTTGAGGGTAAACAAATTCCTGGATCATATCTTATTTCTACAATCCCTGTAAGTAAGATTATGTATGTAAGCCCTTGGTTAACGTTTGCATTGATGGATTACTTTAATGAGGATATCCCAGATCCAAGGTCTGATTTAAGTTCTATAGATTTGTTTATCAACGTAAATACAAGCTCCATTACTCTCGATATTACATTCGATAGCGTTTTAACCTCTGGTGCTACTGAAAATATGAATTACGACTACTGGATACTCACGGACAGGGGTAATAATTTATTTACAAAGAACTTCACAAACTTAATCAATTCTACGTTTGGAACTAATAATTTAACTACCCTATTAAATGCTGAAAATCAAAAGATATTGAACATACATTCTTCAATAGATCCTAACAATAACCAAAGCAAATTCAATGGAACTTTGTGGGCAGCAATGGTGAATGGTTCATCTATTAATCCGGTTCCGATAAATATCTCTAACATCACTCTTTCCCAAATGTACAATCTACATTCAAACATATCTAACTCCTCTCTAACCAGTGGCCTCGATGATCCGATATTTAGCTCGGTCACAATCAACATTAATAACTCTTCACAGTTTAACCCTCTTGTCCCCTTTACAATCCAGGCCCTATCTACTCATGAGGGAAAAATTATTGATGTGATAAATCCACGATTCATTAATACCACAGAGTACTTGCCATCAAATTTGTTAGAAAACACTAATCAAAGGAGTGAGACCCAGTAACAGCCCGATGAGTATTCGGATTCGTATAGAGTTGATCGGGTACACTAGAACGATATAGAAGCTAATATTGATTCTCTCTAATTTTTCGAATTTCTATAGTTCAACTTAGGTTTTATTTGTGCTCTAAATCATCATATTTGTGTATAATTTTGGTTAACTTAATTAGATTTATCCTATAGAAACTTTTCATGATTATCACAAAAGAAATAGTTTGATCGCATTTATATCTTGAACAGTCTCTGTGAATTTTTGCGCATTATCAGTTCTCGTTCCTGATCGTTAAGATCTAACTTTGAAACAAATTGTAAATAGGATTTCATACTTGATATTGGCCAATCTGTTCCGTACAAAAGATATTTGGGTTCCCCGGCATAATTTAAAAAATCTGTAATCTTTCCAACCAAGTATTTTTCATAAAATTCCGTAAAGTCGCCTAATACCAGACCAGAAATATCTGCATATACATTCTTATTTTTATAGATTATTTCCTGACAATCCAAAAACCACGGATTACCCAAATGACATATTATTATTTTTAACTCGGGATTATCAACAGCCACATCGTCGACATTTATTGGATGAGCATATCTAATTTTTCCTTTGGGAGTATAAGTATCACCAGTGTGTATCATTAAAGGAACATCGTATTCTGTACACAGGTCCATGACTTTTTGATATTTTGGATCGTACGGATAATAGTGTTCATAACCTGGGTAAATCTTTAAGCCTTTAATTTTGCCATTTTTAAGATACTCTCGATATTCTTCTACAATAGTCTCATCGTGGTTGCTAATCGAAAATCCAGCAACAACATGCATATTTTCATGCTTCTCTATCGCTGCTAGTATCTCTGACGTCGAAGGCCTCTGTTCATTAACAACGTATGATGATATTATTATGGCTTGTTCCACATTGTTTGAATTCATAGTATCCAAAAGAGCGTCGATTCTTTCTTTAAGAGAAAGATTTTTCAAACTTTCATAGGCATTCACATGTATATGACAGTCGATGATAGTTTGAGTCACTTTTTGAAGTATGGATTAATCCATTCAATAAATGTTGCATTGTTTAATGATCGTGAGTCTTTTAGATAATTGGGCAGAATCTTTATGAATTTAAATCCATTTCTTAGTTGAAACGATAAAACTGGGTCTGTAAGTTTCTTGTTTAAGATTTGATTCACATAATCTTCAGGAGTTAGTTTATTAGCGTATTTGCAATAGTTAAGAAGTCTACCTCCTGCTATTATTCTCCTTAGGTTTAAACTAATCGCAAGTTCTTTTCTTTTCTTGTATAGTTTTGATGCAACACCTAACCTCCGAAAAGAAGGATGTACCGATACATCTGCGCCATAGAGTGAATCGCCTCCAGTTGGAGAGTGATTTGTGAATAGACTATTCCCTGTGGCTTGACTAAATGTGTGAGGTTCATATTCTGAATTTAGTTTTACAATAAGGCTGCTAGAAGAACCTATTATCTTGTCTTTATAAACTGCGCAGAACTGCCCCTCAGGAAAAATATCTATATGGCTTTTTAGATGATATTCTTTCCAAACACTTCCTTCCTCATACATTGATGGAAAGGATTCTTCTTGTAACTCGATTATACCAATGATATCTTGATAAGTTAAATTTCTGATTATTACCTTATTTTCTCGCATTTTAAATCAACACATGCGCTCTTTTCTTTTGACAGATGCTTATAATGAGACCCTTTGCAAATATTAACATTGAGTATAGTAGTCAGCTTGTTTGCTTTGTACCAGTGACGATTGATAGTTGGTCTACTAGATTCCAATAAACTATACGCAGTGTGAATTTTCTTAAAGGGTGGTGGGTTGGAAACATTTATCGAGCAGATAACTTTTTTTTGAGTCAAAGTAAAATCAATTTCATTAATATCTATTATCTTCTTGCTATGAAAGTTCGCTTTTTTTAGTTTGTAGACATCAGTGAAAGTTTTTTTAAACTAGATATTACTCAACATAATTATTGACCAAACTCCTCTTTTTCGATGAAGAATCTGAAATTCTTTACAGCCAGGTTCCTCACAGCAAGGATTGTAAGGTAAAATTATCATTTAATTTAGATTTTGACATTGGGCAAAGTTATGTTACGGCAAAAATTGAAGACAGAGATGGCAACATCAGAAAACTAAATATTCAATCAGGAACAAGAGGAATAAAACTTCAAAGTGATCTAATTAGGCTAAAACCTGGAGATGAATATCCTCCTCATGTGTATGTTCAAACAACATTAAAGGATTCACGCATCATAGTGAGGAAATTGCCTATACAGGGTACGAGTGACTGGTTATTGATTTTTGAAGAGGATCTATTAATGCTCGCTGTTAAAGGACAATACGAAGAATTAGAAATTTTGGGGTGAGTGGAACAAAAATTCAGGATAGTATTGACCACGATGGTGTAAAATAGACCCTCAGTCAACAACATGTGGCTTTAGAAACATCGTGCGGAATAAGATAAGACTTAATACCCTTGTTGCTGTCTTTTGGTATTTTCTTTGTTTTTCTCTATATATTTTGAGATAAGAAGTTCGGGGTCTAATCCGGCTTCTATGGAAAGTTGTATTAAAAAATGCCATAAATCAATTACCTCTTCTTGAATTCTTTGACCTTCGATTGCCTTTTCAGTTTTCCACCACTTCCATCCTGTTTCTCTTTGCAACTCTACGACTTCGTGAAGCAATGCTGAACTGAGCATAAAAATCCTGTATCCACTAAAGGGTTCACTAGTTTCGTATAGCCTTTTCATCTTATTTTCTGGCGACTGGCTTATATCATTCCCCTTTTCTGATTTTGAATAATCTTGATTGATTAATGATTTTTGCGCATTAAAAAGAAACTCTAATTTATCAATGTTCTTTCCATCCATCGGCTCTTTTGTCATTTGAACTGAGCTGTAACCATGGACCTTAATATGTGTGCCCAAATGTCTATATTAGCTAAAAATAGAACACCTATTCCAGGAATTTCTTATTATTACTCAAGATATAGTTAGATGCTTTGTATCGTTTTGAGTCTCCGCTTCTGATCACAAACTGCCAAATAATTAATAACTTTAAAAGTTTCTAATTTCCAATTTCACCTAACCCAATTAAAAATAGTTATAATTCGTCAATAATAGAAATATAATTATCTATACTTCTGTCTAAGAGACTTTTGTTATTTTCTGCGACTAGCTTTTTAACTAGTTCCTTATTGTAAAGAAAGAATAACGAGACATTTTCTCCTCTCTTTCTTCCTACAATATTTGAATCCAAAAGTCGTTTTAAATTCCAAGATGTAGTGGAGGGTGCCTTTTTTATATGATTTACAATTTCACTAAATGAAGCTCCATCAACATC from Candidatus Nitrosocosmicus hydrocola carries:
- a CDS encoding ion channel, whose protein sequence is MKRSANFEIFVITVTSFSILLVLLQYFYDPLGEALAALFLFDIVVSSILSVDLYLRAKESKKPLKYLIKHVYELPALIPIYAIFVLNGDTILGASFKSLRFIQIFRLIHTLSRVIIIFDEIKNRLVFIIFLSIATVTAGALSVYVVERNAPNSTITNLGDAFWWAVVTVTTVGYGDIYPVTLEGRLIAIVVMVLGIAILGILISTLGAQLIESRIRSQSKKEESSIKALIKNKIDKLEGLQNEEIVTLLNLISNLHVDLNRGINAQKSVQCSKCNNINPDNAIYCNRCGNNLTTSNP
- a CDS encoding right-handed parallel beta-helix repeat-containing protein — translated: MTNKSTIIISGFLFVLLVTCNSTNIFLSNTVFAQYYEERYQGSIFDFVCDENDNSLIASPNTDELENSDDSSGSSDSSEQSDSSSPTPSNKPGKVISPTTSAQPTVSGVENSDDSSETDSSISVICDDFGELSESNTIPSSNSDVPVEQSVPSVSCGQVIHESVELSSNLECNSDGILVTGDDITVDLNGFTLTGPSQNSSKIGIMATDTNNVTIHGPGSISDFQAGVLITAGENSNISSVDLQDNHVGAFVSGSSNSTITDNRLTNNSIGIASYSSSNSEIVTNLFESNTLAGTTLVESSENNIHLNTVQDSVNGIFTDGQSHGNNITYNNLEHETQIGINNNNGLPTNINDNAYYHNSCNVSLPNGLCYGNEQPSQNSNPSTVEAAEQPESTEPTTSDEVSSNTPEVESDEATSTSPAAPEEIINGLGSGTNVAVQSQSNEGSISAGQDSGDSGSDSSSDSSDSGSDSSSDSSDSGSDSSSDSSDSGSDSSSDSSDSGSDSSSDSTGSGSTTTGSGETGSQTSGTTGGTTGSQTGSTGSGSTTTGSGETAAIGT
- a CDS encoding amidohydrolase family protein, giving the protein MTQTIIDCHIHVNAYESLKNLSLKERIDALLDTMNSNNVEQAIIISSYVVNEQRPSTSEILAAIEKHENMHVVAGFSISNHDETIVEEYREYLKNGKIKGLKIYPGYEHYYPYDPKYQKVMDLCTEYDVPLMIHTGDTYTPKGKIRYAHPINVDDVAVDNPELKIIICHLGNPWFLDCQEIIYKNKNVYADISGLVLGDFTEFYEKYLVGKITDFLNYAGEPKYLLYGTDWPISSMKSYLQFVSKLDLNDQERELIMRKNSQRLFKI
- a CDS encoding GNAT family N-acetyltransferase, giving the protein MRENKVIIRNLTYQDIIGIIELQEESFPSMYEEGSVWKEYHLKSHIDIFPEGQFCAVYKDKIIGSSSSLIVKLNSEYEPHTFSQATGNSLFTNHSPTGGDSLYGADVSVHPSFRRLGVASKLYKKRKELAISLNLRRIIAGGRLLNYCKYANKLTPEDYVNQILNKKLTDPVLSFQLRNGFKFIKILPNYLKDSRSLNNATFIEWINPYFKK
- a CDS encoding dUTPase, coding for MTKEPMDGKNIDKLEFLFNAQKSLINQDYSKSEKGNDISQSPENKMKRLYETSEPFSGYRIFMLSSALLHEVVELQRETGWKWWKTEKAIEGQRIQEEVIDLWHFLIQLSIEAGLDPELLISKYIEKNKENTKRQQQGY